The following is a genomic window from Cyanobacterium sp. T60_A2020_053.
CAAAAGAATTTAACATCGCCGCCAACATCATACGAGCCCAAGTAACACCCAATCAAGTGGGAAAATTAGTCGTAGAATTGTCAGGGGATATTGATCAATTAGAAGCCTCCATTGACTGGATGAAATCTCAAGACATTCAAGTCTCTCTCACCACTGCTGAAATCATTATTGATGAGGATACTTGTGTACATTGTGGCTTATGCACAGGAGTTTGTCCCACAGAATCACTAACCCTAAATCCTACCACTTATAAATTACAGTTTCGTCAGCAAACCTGCATCGTTTGTGAACAGTGTATCCCCACTTGTCCCGTACAAGCTATCTCCACTAACTTATAATAAGTTGTCGTACAAAATCTATTGTATATGGGTATGAGTAAGGGAGTTTACAAGAGAAGACAAGGGGATGTGCGCCCCTTGTTGTCATATTATATTTTTGGTTCAATTTTTATTTATAATTCTTGGTTTGTTGCAACTTCTTAATAAAAAAGTATAGAATTTAACTGAAAGTTTTTTTATTTTGTGAATATCAAAACATCTAGCAATCATTTGATTTATTATGAATACCCAAATCTATTCCAGTGCCTCACCTTACCGTTATAGCTTCGATTTTATCAAAGACGAAATAAGAGCATTAGTAGAAAGAGGTATTATTAGTCGTCATCAACCTATTTACAGTGTTGCACAATTTATTCCGGCTCGGGAATGGTTGGGAGTAGAAAAAAATCTCGAAGCGAGAGATTTTCTGTTACGAGATCGTATTTGTGATTTATTAGGGTCTGAACAATGGGATAATGATTAAATAAAAATCAACTTAATTAAATTCGTAACCAATGCAAAACTTAATTTTGTTGGGTTTTGTCACCTTAACCAACTTCTAATGGTCATTAATTTTAAACGAGATAATTTCTAATACTTTACCAATCATGGCTAAAGTCATTATATCTTCTCTAATTTTTCCTTCCACCTCTACGGATAAATTTTCATGGCGTAAATCCGCAGGAGGTTGATATAACTCATATACTTTTCCGTCGTCAGCGCCCAGTACCCATGTCCCTATGCCAATACTTTTGTACTGAATTTTTCCACTAATTTTCATAATAAATATTTAAAACACAAAATAACAGTAGCCCTAGATCGACTCGCTCAATCAATTCCTATTCTAGTTGAGACTACTTGAAGTTGCACTATTGTTAGTAGTTCCCTTTCTTCCTGCATGACTACATTTTAGGAAATCAGAGCTTGAGTACCAGCTACTGTTATTTTCTTGTTGAACCGTGAAAATGTAAGCTACCGTAAACAGTGTATTTAACCTCCTTTAATTGATTTGCTTTCTTATTCTGACTATTCCCTACCACTGGAGTTTGATTTCTTAGAGTTATACTGACAAACAGTTTCTTGACTCTCTTTTATATCAGTTTAGGAAACTTGAAACAGAAAACAACTGCTTCGGTAATCGAAAGACGGATAAAACGTATCTTATTCAGCTAATTTACCTCCGTTTATTCAAAACATCGTTTAAATTTTGCTCATCTAACGGGGAAAGGTTTTCTTGATTTGTTTAGGTTGTATTTACTTTCCATATATATATAATAGCTATTCTTTTTTGTAAAAGGGTAGCAAACTTTACAAATGTTAATATTTTACTTATGTTTTAAACTGAGTATTTTTACTCGATTAATTAGGGTTTGATAAAAAAGTATTTTGATGAGGATAGGTATCAGGCATCAGGTTAAAGAATGAAAAATCAAGGTTTTGAAGGGTTATATTTTTAACAAAAACACAAGTATATTGTGAATAATTAGATTTGAAATGCTCAGTTTTTAAGTAAAAATTGCTAAAAATGTGCACTTTTTGTAAATATAGTGTGTCTAAACCTTTGATTTTAATAGCTTTCTGATTTATTCAGCACACGCTAATT
Proteins encoded in this region:
- a CDS encoding 4Fe-4S binding protein, coding for MKKRLTLTFPRTVVQMPVTYRLAKEFNIAANIIRAQVTPNQVGKLVVELSGDIDQLEASIDWMKSQDIQVSLTTAEIIIDEDTCVHCGLCTGVCPTESLTLNPTTYKLQFRQQTCIVCEQCIPTCPVQAISTNL
- a CDS encoding DUF4327 family protein, which gives rise to MNTQIYSSASPYRYSFDFIKDEIRALVERGIISRHQPIYSVAQFIPAREWLGVEKNLEARDFLLRDRICDLLGSEQWDND